The following proteins are co-located in the Cyprinus carpio isolate SPL01 chromosome B19, ASM1834038v1, whole genome shotgun sequence genome:
- the LOC109107029 gene encoding zinc finger and BTB domain-containing protein 10-like, with product MSGERNRRSLAFRGGGLAVTGASAVGGNSCEAPVSQDRHLNGNRADQEDDRDLGAKGPSLGTVEGGGSVSDSTEPEEDEDPEGGSWTAGKDHDRGASNSVMVKPEGCKWATGNGVNREDCSAGEAEEAAASKPLLKMRPQTLLLQKHSLFQASWLQEFPWLKFSQETGLMSCSWCHNIATNNSDELVKGSRNYKRALLLRHHLSSEHGRNDPTRQEMERPEDAESPEVEDYRNKPNENSYCYQLLQELDKQRKSGILCDVNIVVGDQVFKAHKNILVAGSRYFKTLYCLTKSENCDQTTITHLDVAAVQGFSVILDFLYSGNLLLTSQNAIEVMSVASYLQMTEVVQSCRAFIKDALNISIKQEAPDSVVVDYNKRRTVAKDCQSADKKPSNFWATSILSKLSIKASGQVKDEPSDIEVSGGEGCALGSSGWGGENSSESTEMEPRGPGPVFIWNEPHPGTGVTIKREAHPEPGSGRRKKQTAKRFVYNIPPEPEEGFDEGMFIQPSASYTRENFSYLSENAGEAPENALNKLKCPHCNYIAKHRRTLKRHLIIHSGVRSFSCDICGKLFTRREHVKRHSLVHKKDKKYKCMVCKKIFMLAASVGIRHGSRRYGVCVECADSHQGTQEGLEGMQDLEFARDEDFDEAGEGDEDMEAEGEEPNEIDQSNCEGDAGATPEKD from the exons ATGTCCGGAGAGCGAAACCGCAGGTCGCTGGCTTTCCGAGGAGGTGGATTAGCCGTCACCGGTGCCAGCGCCGTCGGAGGCAACAGCTGTGAGGCCCCGGTCAGTCAAGACCGACATCTGAACGGGAACAGAGCGGATCAAGAGGACGACAGGGATCTGGGGGCGAAAGGACCATCGCTGGGGACAGTCGAGGGCGGGGGGTCCGTGAGCGACAGCACGGAGCCCGAGGAGGACGAAGACCCGGAAGGGGGCAGTTGGACAGCGGGGAAAGATCATGACAGAGGCGCTTCAAACAGCGTAATGGTGAAACCCGAGGGCTGTAAGTGGGCGACTGGCAACGGCGTGAACCGGGAGGACTGTAGCGCGGGGGAGGCGGAGGAAGCGGCCGCTAGCAAGCCGCTGCTGAAGATGAGACCTCAGACGCTGCTGCTCCAGAAACACTCGCTCTTCCAAGCCTCCTGGCTGCAGGAGTTTCCCTGGCTCAAATTCAGCCAGGAAACAGGGCTGATGTCTTGTTCCTGGTGCCATAACATCGCCACCAACAACAGCGACGAGCTGGTGAAAGGCAGCCGGAATTACAAGCGGGCCTTGCTGCTGAGACATCACCTGTCCTCGGAGCACGGCAGGAATGACCCGACCAGACAG GAGATGGAAAGGCCAGAGGACGCGGAGAGCCCGGAGGTGGAGGACTATAGAAACAAGCCCAATGAGAACTCGTACTGCTACCAGCTGCTGCAGGAGCTGGACAAGCAGCGCAAGAGCGGCATCCTCTGCGACGTCAACATCGTAGTGGGCGACCAGGTGTTCAAGGCACACAAGAACATCCTGGTTGCTGGGAGCCGCTACTTCAAGACCCTCTACTGTCTGACGAAGAGCGAGAACTGCGACCAAACTACTATCACGCACTTGGATGTGGCCGCCGTGCAGGGCTTCTCCGTCATCCTGGACTTCCTGTACTCCGGCAACCTCTTGCTCACCAGCCAGAATGCCATTGAGGTGATGTCCGTGGCGAGTTACCTCCAGATGACCGAGGTGGTCCAGTCCTGTCGCGCCTTCATCAAAGACGCCCTCAACATCAGCATCAAGCAGGAAGCCCCTGATTCTGTGGTGGTCGACTACAACAAGCGGCGGACGGTGGCGAAAGACTGCCAGAGTGCCGACAAGAAGCCCAGCAACTTCTGGGCCACCAGCATCCTGTCCAAGCTGTCCATCAAGGCCAGTGGGCAAGTGAAGGATGAACCCAGTGATATAGAGGTGTCCGGTGGAGAAGGCTGCGCTTTGGGAAGCTCTGGTTGGGGCGGAGAGAACTCGTCAGAGTCTACAGAGATGGAGCCACGGGGTCCGGGGCCGGTGTTCATCTGGAACGAGCCGCATCCCGGCACTGGGGTTACCATCAAGAGAGAAGCGCATCCTGAGCCGGGCAGCGGAAGGCGGAAAAAACAGACCGCCAAGCGCTTCGTCTACAACATCCCACCTGAGCCGGAAGAGGGTTTTGACGAGGGCATGTTCATCCAACCGTCTGCCTCCTACACCAGAGAGAACTTCTCTTACCTCTCAGAGAATGCCG GCGAAGCGCCTGAAAACGCCCTCAATAAGCTGAAGTGTCCCCACTGTAACTACATTGCCAAGCACCGGCGAACACTAAAGAGACACTTGATCATCCACTCGGGCGTGCGTTCCTTCAGCTGCGACATCTGCGGGAAGCTGTTCACTCGCCGAGAACACGTCAAGAGACATTCCCTG GTTCACAAAAAGGATAAGAAATACAAGTGTATGGTATGCAAGAAGATCTTCATGTTGGCGGCCAGTGTGGGCATACGGCACGGTTCTCGGCGCTACGGTGTGTGCGTGGAGTGTGCTGACTCCCACCAAGGAACGCAGGAGGGTCTGGAGGGCATGCAGGACCTGGAATTCGCCCGCGATGAAGACTTTGACGAGGCCGGAGAGGGAGACGAGGACATGGAGGCGGAAGGGGAGGAGCCCAATGAGATTGACCAATCCAACTGCGAGGGTGATGCGGGTGCCACCCCCGAGAAGGACTAA